In Cytobacillus oceanisediminis, the following proteins share a genomic window:
- a CDS encoding ROK family protein produces the protein MQIGVIDIGGTSIKYGIASDEGELFSLDSIPAEAYKGGPFIVEKVKMICDVLLKQARVEGIAISSAGQIDNQNGTVVHATDNIPGYTGTRLAEFISKHTGLPVTVENDVNCTALGEYWQGAAKDTDDFICVTIGTGIGGALFLNGKLYTGANFSAGEIGHINLYPNGKPCTCGNNGCYERYASSSALSEQVEERMGVNLPLEKFFELAREGNKEAYNLFVQWADDVATGIQSLVHIFNPELVLIGGGISAQGDFLLQEIQSSLAKKVMPNHWKSLRLRIAAHENKANLLGAAKHFLDMNRKS, from the coding sequence ATGCAGATTGGAGTCATTGATATTGGCGGAACATCGATAAAATATGGCATCGCTTCAGACGAAGGAGAGCTTTTTAGCCTTGATTCTATCCCCGCTGAGGCTTATAAGGGCGGCCCTTTTATAGTAGAAAAAGTGAAGATGATCTGTGATGTGTTGTTAAAACAGGCAAGAGTAGAGGGCATTGCCATCAGCTCGGCAGGTCAGATTGATAACCAGAATGGGACCGTGGTGCATGCAACGGATAATATTCCGGGATACACGGGTACCCGGCTAGCTGAGTTTATTTCAAAACATACTGGACTGCCGGTTACTGTTGAAAACGATGTGAATTGTACGGCTTTAGGTGAATATTGGCAAGGTGCAGCTAAAGATACAGATGATTTTATCTGTGTAACTATTGGCACGGGGATTGGCGGTGCGTTATTCTTAAATGGTAAGCTATACACAGGCGCCAACTTTTCAGCCGGGGAAATCGGCCATATCAATCTGTACCCAAACGGGAAGCCCTGCACCTGTGGAAACAATGGCTGTTATGAAAGATATGCTTCCAGTTCAGCCCTATCAGAGCAGGTGGAGGAAAGAATGGGTGTGAATCTCCCATTAGAGAAGTTTTTCGAGCTTGCCAGAGAGGGCAATAAGGAAGCTTATAACCTATTTGTGCAGTGGGCAGATGATGTGGCGACAGGCATTCAAAGCCTTGTTCATATTTTTAATCCCGAGCTTGTATTGATTGGCGGCGGAATTTCTGCACAAGGAGACTTTTTATTGCAAGAGATACAATCGTCTTTAGCAAAGAAAGTGATGCCAAACCACTGGAAGTCGCTTCGTTTGAGAATTGCTGCGCATGAAAACAAAGCTAATTTATTAGGGGCAGCGAAGCACTTTTTGGACATGAACAGGAAAAGTTAG
- a CDS encoding MurR/RpiR family transcriptional regulator encodes METNRKITGLKPTILMEQHKHNFTKSDHRIHEYILSNTDKVLYHSLTELSEAIGAAEATVLRFFRKLGFKGFQDFKFSLAQEVSGNSSQAGDETYIERIRTNMVHAIEDTYSMLNNQALENSIEAIVRSRDVVIFGIGSSGIAGLDMQNRLMRIGKHVDVVTDPHFQVMRATSLDEHSVVIAISLTGSTKDIVDTVKIANEKKATVIVLTNYVKSPLAKYADYILLTSVKESPLDSGSLVAKITQLYLIDLICTGITMKNYEQASKVKMEISENISNKLY; translated from the coding sequence ATGGAAACGAATAGAAAAATCACAGGACTGAAGCCTACTATATTAATGGAACAGCATAAACACAACTTTACTAAATCCGACCATAGAATACATGAGTATATTTTATCGAATACGGACAAGGTTTTATACCATTCATTAACGGAATTATCTGAGGCGATAGGAGCTGCAGAGGCTACAGTTTTACGTTTTTTCAGAAAGCTGGGCTTTAAAGGTTTTCAGGATTTTAAATTTTCGCTGGCCCAAGAGGTATCTGGCAATTCCAGTCAGGCTGGCGACGAGACCTATATTGAACGCATTCGTACGAATATGGTACATGCCATTGAAGATACGTATAGTATGCTGAATAATCAGGCTCTTGAAAACAGCATCGAGGCAATAGTCCGTTCCAGGGATGTGGTGATTTTCGGCATAGGCTCTTCCGGAATTGCCGGGCTTGATATGCAAAATCGCCTAATGAGAATAGGAAAACATGTTGATGTCGTCACAGATCCTCACTTCCAGGTGATGAGGGCGACCTCCTTAGATGAACATTCCGTTGTGATTGCGATTAGTTTAACAGGCAGCACAAAGGATATTGTCGACACTGTCAAAATAGCAAATGAAAAGAAAGCTACAGTGATTGTATTAACAAACTATGTGAAATCCCCTTTGGCAAAATACGCAGATTATATTTTACTGACATCTGTAAAGGAAAGCCCGTTAGACAGCGGTTCATTAGTAGCCAAAATCACACAGCTATATTTAATTGATCTTATCTGCACGGGAATCACCATGAAAAACTATGAACAAGCTTCAAAAGTTAAAATGGAGATATCCGAAAATATCAGTAATAAGCTGTATTAA
- the modA gene encoding molybdate ABC transporter substrate-binding protein, translating to MKKRYLLFFSLTVLFLSLAGCSNNDQTKNSGEEKQEGTKEKVELTISAAASLQDALTDIEASFEKEHPNVLVNFNFGASGSLQQQISQGAPVDLFFSAAEDKFDKLVQDGLIEEKNGIDLVGNELVLVVPKESAMGIKSFNDLAEADKVSIGTPESVPAGKYAKESLENTGIWKNMEQKVVYAKDVRQVLTYVETNNVDAGIVYKTDALISEKVNIVDTADENTHDAIIYPLGVVKDTSHPEEAKLFYDYLQNEKSMSIFEEYGFKGLK from the coding sequence ATGAAAAAGCGTTACCTGTTATTTTTTTCGTTAACGGTCCTTTTTTTATCATTGGCTGGATGTTCAAATAATGACCAAACTAAAAATTCAGGAGAGGAGAAGCAAGAAGGAACCAAAGAGAAAGTGGAATTGACTATCTCGGCAGCAGCAAGCCTGCAGGATGCCTTAACGGATATTGAAGCAAGCTTCGAAAAAGAGCATCCGAATGTGCTGGTAAACTTTAACTTTGGAGCTTCAGGCTCACTTCAGCAGCAAATTTCCCAGGGAGCACCCGTTGATCTTTTCTTTTCAGCTGCAGAGGATAAATTTGATAAATTAGTACAGGACGGGCTTATTGAAGAAAAGAATGGAATTGATTTAGTTGGAAATGAACTTGTTCTGGTGGTGCCTAAAGAATCAGCAATGGGAATTAAATCGTTTAATGATCTTGCTGAAGCAGATAAAGTGTCTATCGGCACTCCAGAGTCTGTTCCTGCAGGGAAATATGCGAAGGAGTCTTTAGAAAATACGGGTATTTGGAAAAACATGGAACAAAAAGTGGTGTATGCCAAAGATGTTCGGCAAGTGCTTACATATGTAGAGACAAATAATGTGGATGCTGGAATTGTTTATAAAACGGATGCATTAATATCTGAAAAAGTTAACATTGTGGACACGGCAGATGAAAACACTCACGATGCCATTATTTATCCTTTGGGTGTGGTTAAAGATACAAGCCATCCAGAGGAAGCCAAGTTATTCTATGATTATCTTCAAAATGAAAAATCAATGAGTATTTTTGAAGAGTATGGGTTTAAAGGCCTTAAATAA
- a CDS encoding ABC transporter ATP-binding protein produces MEDFILEISDLRKNYGPKSVLNGVSFQVKSGEIIGYIGPNGAGKSTTVKVMLGIEDDYSGQVKIFGQDISDGNIEYKRKIGYVPEIADVYDNLTGQEYLTFVGELYGLDSDLASDKAKSLMELFGTGEVYHSRIASYSKGMRQKLLIISSLLHNPELLFFDEPINGLDANSVMIFKEIMAQLAEQGKTIFYSSHIMDVVEKISSRIILLHDGRIAADGTFEELRQQNTEGSLEQIFNQLTGFSEHKELGARFVSVVREM; encoded by the coding sequence ATGGAGGACTTTATATTAGAGATTAGTGATTTGAGAAAGAACTATGGTCCGAAGTCCGTGCTGAATGGTGTATCTTTTCAGGTGAAAAGCGGGGAAATCATCGGGTATATTGGCCCGAACGGTGCTGGAAAAAGCACTACTGTCAAAGTCATGCTTGGCATTGAAGATGACTATTCAGGACAAGTCAAAATCTTTGGCCAGGATATTTCGGATGGAAATATTGAATATAAAAGAAAAATCGGATATGTGCCGGAAATCGCTGATGTATACGATAATTTGACCGGCCAGGAATACTTAACCTTTGTTGGCGAATTGTATGGTCTCGATTCGGACCTCGCCAGTGATAAGGCAAAAAGCCTGATGGAACTATTTGGAACAGGGGAAGTCTACCATTCCCGGATAGCTTCTTATTCAAAAGGAATGCGTCAAAAGCTCCTCATTATCTCGAGCTTACTGCATAATCCGGAACTTCTGTTTTTTGATGAACCCATCAATGGTCTGGATGCAAATAGTGTCATGATATTCAAAGAAATCATGGCACAGCTTGCCGAACAGGGAAAAACGATCTTTTATTCTTCTCATATTATGGATGTGGTCGAAAAAATAAGCAGCCGCATTATTCTCCTGCATGACGGCAGAATTGCTGCAGATGGCACCTTTGAAGAGTTAAGGCAGCAAAATACGGAAGGTTCACTCGAACAGATCTTCAACCAGCTTACGGGATTCAGTGAACATAAGGAACTTGGTGCCAGATTTGTTTCAGTAGTAAGGGAGATGTAG
- a CDS encoding VOC family protein, with translation MFKVGSIFIPVTDLERSKKWYEVNLGLTKVDEWQENGADHGVGYVFENDTTGLALIKVEKPQPTEFTVKGKSKNVYYNFEVDNIQQAYDRLKQNGVETTDIHDYGIMKGFDFFDLDGNTFSAVSEEMNSPYHKDNL, from the coding sequence ATGTTTAAGGTAGGCAGCATTTTTATTCCGGTTACGGACTTGGAAAGGTCTAAAAAATGGTATGAAGTAAACCTCGGCCTAACGAAAGTAGATGAGTGGCAGGAAAACGGGGCTGATCATGGTGTGGGTTATGTTTTTGAGAATGACACCACAGGTCTTGCTTTAATAAAGGTAGAAAAACCTCAGCCAACGGAATTTACCGTCAAAGGGAAAAGTAAAAATGTCTATTATAATTTCGAAGTAGATAACATCCAGCAAGCTTACGATCGGTTGAAACAAAATGGAGTGGAAACAACAGACATTCATGATTATGGGATTATGAAAGGGTTTGATTTCTTTGACCTTGATGGGAATACCTTCAGTGCAGTAAGCGAAGAAATGAATTCGCCCTATCATAAAGACAATTTGTAA
- a CDS encoding RNA polymerase sigma factor → MIIESLTVEEISLRLYKYCLSLTSSEWLAEDLTQETMIKLIKIREKEPDRVINITFLYTIARNIFIDEKRKKTEMLVDPHELFEKSWDFTEWDSLVEILYSTLPLRQAMLITLKDVFQYTSEEIAAMLRVSNESIKTALHRARTSLKKNTSIDNKKQPYNDNIINEFSLAVKNQQPLKIFYYYRLLQTEQFKVITNREKGFHAIFISDPDGNILQILSR, encoded by the coding sequence ATGATTATTGAATCTTTAACTGTTGAGGAAATTTCTTTGAGGCTATATAAATATTGTTTATCCTTAACATCCTCAGAATGGCTGGCCGAGGATCTAACCCAGGAGACAATGATTAAATTGATCAAAATAAGAGAAAAAGAGCCAGACAGAGTGATTAACATAACTTTTTTGTACACCATTGCCAGAAATATATTTATTGATGAAAAGCGCAAGAAAACTGAAATGTTGGTGGACCCTCATGAGTTATTTGAGAAAAGTTGGGATTTTACGGAGTGGGACAGTTTAGTAGAAATCTTATATAGTACACTTCCACTCCGTCAGGCTATGCTAATAACGTTAAAAGATGTGTTCCAATATACTTCTGAAGAAATCGCCGCAATGCTGAGAGTCAGTAATGAATCAATTAAAACAGCCCTTCACCGAGCAAGAACTTCATTAAAGAAAAATACTTCAATAGATAATAAAAAACAGCCATACAATGACAATATAATAAATGAATTTTCATTAGCAGTTAAAAACCAGCAGCCGTTAAAGATATTTTACTATTATCGACTGCTGCAAACAGAACAGTTCAAGGTGATTACCAATAGGGAGAAGGGTTTCCATGCCATTTTTATATCAGATCCTGATGGAAATATTCTTCAGATATTATCAAGATAG
- a CDS encoding GNAT family N-acetyltransferase, translated as MIPTLETKRLMLREILKEDAESIYACFSNDNVTRYYGQETLERMEQAEAIVDFFANSYREKRGIRWGIELKGKKGIIGTVGFNALSLKHKRAEIGYEIHPEHWRKGYTFEAVSKVIQYGFEELDLTRIGAVVFMENEASNKLLTRAGFQKEGILRDYMQQNGEAHDTYVYSILKDNR; from the coding sequence GTGATACCGACATTAGAGACTAAAAGATTGATGCTGAGAGAAATCTTGAAAGAAGATGCTGAGAGTATATACGCTTGTTTTTCTAATGACAATGTGACCCGTTACTATGGGCAGGAAACATTAGAAAGGATGGAACAGGCTGAAGCAATTGTTGACTTTTTTGCAAATAGCTACAGGGAGAAAAGAGGAATACGCTGGGGAATTGAACTTAAAGGGAAGAAAGGAATAATTGGGACTGTTGGCTTCAATGCATTGTCTCTCAAACATAAGCGGGCAGAAATAGGATATGAAATACATCCTGAACATTGGAGAAAAGGCTATACTTTCGAAGCTGTATCGAAAGTTATTCAATATGGATTCGAGGAATTGGATCTAACTCGTATTGGGGCAGTTGTATTTATGGAAAATGAGGCATCTAATAAATTACTGACTAGAGCCGGATTTCAAAAAGAGGGTATTCTAAGAGATTATATGCAGCAAAATGGAGAAGCACACGATACCTATGTATATTCAATTCTAAAAGATAATAGGTAG
- a CDS encoding GNAT family N-acetyltransferase codes for MKTYAVEDLPKNKIIEFFKLHWGSPEMVTSSGIYDCSALDGIAVVNEEDKIIGLITYIIKDKECEIISLDSMEEGKGIGTSLVQEVENHAIKKNCKIVKLITTNDNLLALKFYQKRGFILSKIINNAVERARKVKPEIPLIGNDGIPIRDEIELIKVLN; via the coding sequence ATGAAAACTTATGCAGTTGAGGATTTACCGAAAAATAAAATAATAGAATTCTTTAAATTGCATTGGGGAAGCCCAGAAATGGTTACCTCCAGTGGAATTTATGATTGTAGTGCACTAGATGGTATTGCTGTTGTAAATGAAGAAGACAAAATCATTGGCTTAATTACCTACATAATTAAAGATAAGGAATGCGAAATTATATCCTTAGATAGTATGGAAGAAGGTAAGGGGATAGGTACATCATTAGTTCAAGAGGTAGAAAATCATGCTATAAAGAAAAATTGTAAAATCGTTAAACTTATAACAACAAACGATAATTTATTAGCATTAAAATTTTATCAGAAACGAGGATTTATCCTGTCCAAAATTATTAATAATGCGGTTGAGAGAGCAAGAAAGGTAAAACCCGAGATACCCTTAATTGGAAATGATGGTATTCCGATCAGAGATGAAATTGAATTGATAAAGGTATTGAACTAA
- a CDS encoding metal ABC transporter solute-binding protein, Zn/Mn family, whose translation MVKKFAGLLRLFIVILTLVACGGKATNSTESEREPKGSSKELKIYTTVYPLQFFAEQIAGDQASVESILPSGSDSHTYEPTTSDMIKISESDAFIYNGAGLESYANKISETIQSDDVKILEASKGINLEKHVHTHEGEDGGHEHEEEGSHEDEHAGHNHGDQDPHVWLDPIRSIQLAEHIKDLLVELKPEQEEIFNQNFEGLKGKLENLDQDFRAQLENLPENKIIVSHAAYGYWEKTYGIEQIAVSGLSPANEPSHKEVQNIIKTAEKHGLKHVFFEQNITPKVADIVRKEIDAEALRIHNLSVLTEEDIKNNEDYFTLMQYNLEELTKALSKPSSEGASETNEQGEHDHGHTHSHNEETAKIYEGYFENSQVKDRSLSDWEGDWQSVYPYLQDGTLDEVFAHKAEHGGEMTAKEYKEYYSEGYQTNVGRIQIQGNKVTFFKNGEEYSGEYIYDGYEILTYDAGNRGVRYVFKLEAKNEGLPQYIQFSDHSIYPTEASHYHLYWGDDREKLLDEVTHWPTYYPSDMDGHDIALEMMEH comes from the coding sequence TTGGTAAAAAAATTTGCAGGCTTACTTAGGTTATTTATTGTTATCTTAACGCTAGTTGCGTGTGGAGGAAAAGCTACAAACAGCACTGAAAGTGAGAGGGAACCAAAAGGATCCAGCAAAGAGTTAAAGATTTATACAACTGTATATCCTCTTCAGTTTTTTGCTGAACAAATTGCAGGAGATCAAGCTTCCGTGGAGTCTATTCTGCCATCGGGATCAGACTCGCATACATATGAACCAACCACCAGCGATATGATAAAAATATCTGAATCTGATGCTTTTATTTATAATGGGGCAGGTTTAGAATCATATGCAAACAAAATCTCGGAAACCATTCAATCTGATGACGTTAAGATACTTGAAGCATCAAAAGGAATTAACTTGGAAAAGCATGTACATACCCATGAAGGAGAGGATGGCGGCCATGAGCATGAAGAAGAAGGCAGTCATGAGGATGAACATGCTGGACATAATCATGGGGATCAAGATCCTCACGTTTGGCTGGATCCTATTCGTTCTATTCAGCTGGCAGAGCATATAAAAGATTTATTAGTTGAATTAAAACCTGAGCAAGAAGAGATTTTTAACCAAAACTTTGAGGGGCTGAAAGGAAAGCTCGAAAACTTAGACCAGGACTTCCGTGCACAACTTGAAAATTTACCTGAAAATAAAATTATTGTATCTCATGCTGCTTATGGCTATTGGGAGAAAACCTATGGGATCGAGCAAATCGCAGTATCCGGCTTGAGCCCTGCTAACGAACCCTCACATAAAGAGGTACAAAACATCATTAAGACTGCTGAAAAGCATGGTTTGAAGCATGTATTTTTTGAACAGAATATAACTCCTAAAGTGGCAGACATAGTTAGGAAGGAAATTGATGCAGAGGCTTTACGTATACACAATTTATCGGTTTTAACAGAAGAAGATATAAAGAATAATGAGGACTACTTTACTCTCATGCAGTACAACTTAGAGGAACTGACAAAAGCTTTATCGAAACCTTCATCCGAGGGAGCTTCTGAGACAAATGAGCAGGGTGAACACGATCACGGCCATACTCATTCACATAATGAAGAAACAGCAAAAATTTATGAAGGATATTTTGAAAACAGTCAAGTGAAGGATCGATCCTTATCCGACTGGGAAGGTGACTGGCAGTCGGTATACCCATATCTTCAAGATGGCACCCTTGACGAAGTATTTGCTCATAAAGCAGAGCATGGGGGAGAGATGACAGCTAAAGAATATAAGGAATATTATAGTGAAGGATACCAAACAAATGTTGGACGAATTCAGATACAGGGGAATAAGGTAACGTTTTTCAAAAACGGAGAAGAATATTCTGGGGAGTATATCTACGATGGGTATGAAATTTTAACATATGATGCGGGAAATAGAGGGGTTAGATATGTATTTAAACTAGAAGCAAAAAATGAAGGTCTTCCTCAATATATTCAGTTTAGTGATCATAGTATCTATCCGACAGAAGCTAGTCACTATCACCTGTATTGGGGTGACGACCGAGAAAAATTACTGGATGAAGTTACCCATTGGCCTACGTACTATCCATCTGACATGGATGGCCATGACATTGCCCTTGAAATGATGGAGCATTAA
- a CDS encoding MerR family transcriptional regulator, with product MKTYTISEVAKELNLTVYTLRYYDKEGLMPFVERTSSGNRLFKESDLSALKVIECLKATGMPIKEIKNFIDWCSEGDATLQQRYDMFLERKANVEAQMEELRKTMDVIEHKCLYYKTALEAGTEDIHKEDKIEINS from the coding sequence ATGAAGACATACACGATCAGTGAAGTGGCAAAGGAATTGAATCTGACAGTATATACCCTCCGCTACTACGACAAAGAAGGTCTGATGCCTTTTGTAGAACGGACCTCCAGCGGAAACCGCTTGTTTAAAGAATCCGACCTTAGCGCTCTAAAAGTAATAGAATGCCTGAAAGCCACCGGAATGCCTATTAAGGAAATAAAAAATTTCATAGACTGGTGTTCTGAAGGGGATGCTACACTGCAGCAAAGATATGACATGTTTCTGGAGCGAAAAGCAAATGTAGAAGCACAAATGGAAGAACTAAGAAAAACAATGGATGTCATCGAGCATAAATGCTTATACTACAAGACTGCACTGGAAGCAGGTACGGAAGATATTCATAAGGAAGATAAAATAGAGATTAATAGCTGA